TCTCGGCTGACTCCAGCATCGCGAGTGTCCCCCACGATGCCGATGACCTGTCGCGTCCCGGACTCTAATGGCGGGCCGCCTGCTCCGATCTGAATGCGATCCCTCAGTGGGTCTCCATCGGGCCAATATTGTCGGGCCATTGCTTGGTTAATGATGATCACTCCAGGTGCTGCGCTACCATCATGCTCGGTGAATGAACGACCGCGTAGCACAGGAATTTCAAAGGTTGAAAAGTAGCCACTCGAAACGGAAAACAGACCTCCAACTCCGGTCGAGGGCGCGTTGCCTTTAGGACGTCCTGATACGTCAAAGCCCATACCGAAACAACCCTGCAGAGGGAGGCACGAACTCGCAGACGCATCGATTACACCGGGGACAGACAGAAGGCGCTGACGCCCGTCACGAACGATCCGGGCAACGGGTTCGGTTCTCTGAAAGCGGCTGGCGGTTATGGACATCGACGCACTTAGCACATTCCGGGTTGTGAAGCCGGGATTGACACTTTCCAGCTTCTGGAACGTTCGAATAAGCAATGCAGCTCCAATGACAAGAATCAGAGCTAAAGCCATTTGGCCAGTAACGAAAAGCGCACTGGCCTTTCCATGCCGAAGGCCAGTGCCAGAACGACTGGAGTTTTCATTAAGAGAAGAAGTGATATCTGGACGCGACGTAGAAATAATCGGGGCTAAACCAAAGAGAACACCGGTCAGGACTGAGATGCCAAGGGTGAAGAGCATAACCCGGTAATCGAGCAAAACTTCCGATCCATTTTCCCCGATTCGAGGTATGTCGCCCGGACTGATTCGCAGCAAAAGCCGCACACCACTGAACCCAAAGACTAAACCGAGGAGTCCACCTGTAATCGATAGCGTAAGACTCTCCATCAAAAGCATCCGAACAATCTCTCCGCGCCCAGCTCCCAGAGCCGTCCGGATCGCAAACTCACGTTTACGAACTGAAGCACGAGCCAGGAGTAGATTTGCCACATTCGCACAGGCGATGAGCAGAACGAAGCCAACGGCTCCAAGGAGAATCATTAGCGGAAAGCGGGTTGTACCAACTAAAGACTCTTGCAGGGATACCGCGCGGAATCCGCCGTGGGGTGGCAGAGCGTCGGGTCCATAGCCACGACGGAATTGCTCGGCAGCAAGCAATAGCTGCGCGTTTGCCTGGGCGATAGTTATGCCGGGTTTCAACCTCGCTGCCACGTTAAATTGGCGCGCCATCTCCCGCGAGTCCAGATTCAATTGAAAAGGTATCCACAAGTCGATCGGAGTATCGGTAACGAACTTACGACCGATGACGCCTATCACCAACCAGGATTGGTCATCTAGCTGGATACTAGAACCGACGATATTGGGGTTTGCGCCAAAGTGACTTTTCCATAAACCGTAACTCAGAACCACAACATGACCACCGTTGGGACTATCTTCTGATGCAGTGAACGTCCGTCCAGCGATTACCGGTGCGCCAAACAGTGGAAAGTAGTCGCTTGTTACATGGCCACCCCTCACCTGCTCGGGATGGCTTCCACCAGTTAGATTTATTCCTGCCCCACCCCAGT
This portion of the Acidicapsa acidisoli genome encodes:
- a CDS encoding ABC transporter permease; the encoded protein is MPIRSWQPFGWLGDEWQCLRLTIRSLSRTPGFTLIATLVVALGIGVNTAVFSVVNAVLFQPLTYPEPQTLVQLLTTSDREPIPIASIPEYNIWQQQSAIFRQVAAYDWGGAGINLTGGSHPEQVRGGHVTSDYFPLFGAPVIAGRTFTASEDSPNGGHVVVLSYGLWKSHFGANPNIVGSSIQLDDQSWLVIGVIGRKFVTDTPIDLWIPFQLNLDSREMARQFNVAARLKPGITIAQANAQLLLAAEQFRRGYGPDALPPHGGFRAVSLQESLVGTTRFPLMILLGAVGFVLLIACANVANLLLARASVRKREFAIRTALGAGRGEIVRMLLMESLTLSITGGLLGLVFGFSGVRLLLRISPGDIPRIGENGSEVLLDYRVMLFTLGISVLTGVLFGLAPIISTSRPDITSSLNENSSRSGTGLRHGKASALFVTGQMALALILVIGAALLIRTFQKLESVNPGFTTRNVLSASMSITASRFQRTEPVARIVRDGRQRLLSVPGVIDASASSCLPLQGCFGMGFDVSGRPKGNAPSTGVGGLFSVSSGYFSTFEIPVLRGRSFTEHDGSAAPGVIIINQAMARQYWPDGDPLRDRIQIGAGGPPLESGTRQVIGIVGDTRDAGVSRDPFPTMYIPIAQMPDALTALNFQVVPLWWIVRSQVSPYSVRGPIESALGEATGGLPVAEVRTMDEVEARDTARQRFNMVLLTIFGIAGLLMAAIGVYGVMSYSVQQRTQEMGVRMALGAQASDLRRMVIGQGMRLALLGLIVGLGGAFYLTRFLSSFLFGVKPWDPVAFIFTPLLLGAVALSAIWIPARRATRVDPMTALRLE